In one window of Bos mutus isolate GX-2022 chromosome 13, NWIPB_WYAK_1.1, whole genome shotgun sequence DNA:
- the DSN1 gene encoding kinetochore-associated protein DSN1 homolog isoform X3 gives MTERVSKERIHLGRSPPKGESGDLSHQEGLESRSLHLSPEQSACHQARRQSWRRASMKETNRRKSLPPFHQGITELCRSISVDLTESKRLSSLLLSSFQFSVQKLEPFLRGTEGFSLESFRAKASSLSEELKHFADKLESNGTLQKCFEDSEGRVSDLALETSVAEMKEYITKFSLERQSWDQLLLRYQEEAEKILSRGSAETKNTEVEVEPRMYVGSSQSEVLNTKPDYQKILQNQTKLFDCMELVMDELQGSVKQLHAFMDESTQCLQEVSVQLGKRSTQQLDPSPARKLLKLQLQKQPSTYCSKSCQ, from the exons ATGACTGAACGTGTTTCAAAGGAACGAATTCACCTTGGCCGTAGCCCCCCAAAAGGGGAAAGTGGTGatctcagccaccaggaaggacttgAATCCAGGTCCCTTCATTTGTCTCCAGAGCAGTCTGCTTGTCATCAAGCCAGGAGGCAGTCCTGGCGGCGAGCAAGTATGAAGGAAACGAACCGGCGGAAGTCACTGCCTCCCTTTCATCAGGGCATCACAG AGCTCTGCAGATCCATCAGTGTCGACCTAACAGAAAGCAAACGGCTGAgctctctcctcctttccagTTTCCAG ttCTCTGTTCAGAAACTTGAACCTTTCCTAAGGGGAACTGAGGGCTTCAGTCTTGAAAGTTTCAGAGCCAAAG caTCTTCCCTTTCTGAAGAGTTGAAACATTTTGCAGACAAATTGGAAAGTAATGGAACACTACAAAAATGTTTTGAAGATTCAGAAGG AAGAGTGTCAGATTTGGCTCTGGAAACTTCAGTGGCTGAGATGAAGGAATATATAACAAA GTTTTCTTTAGAACGTCAAAGTTGGGATCAGCTCTTGCTGCGCTACCAGGAAGAGGCTGAAAAGATCCTATCAAG agGATCAGCTGAAACCAAAAATACTGAAGTTGAAGTGGAACCTAGAATGTATGTTGGGTCTTCCCAGAGTGAAGTCCTTAATACAAAACCTGACTACCAGAAGATACTGCAGAACCAGACTAAACTCTTTGATTGTATGGAGTTGGTG ATGGACGAACTGCAAGGATCCGTGAAGCAGCTGCACGCCTTTATGGACGAAAGTACCCAGTGCCTCCAGGAGGTGTCAGTACAGCTCG GGAAGAGAAGCACTCAACAGTTAGATCCTTCACCAGCTCGAAAACTGCTCAAGCTTCAGTTACAGAAACAACCTAGCACTTATTGCTCTAAATCTTGTCAGTGA
- the DSN1 gene encoding kinetochore-associated protein DSN1 homolog isoform X2, whose protein sequence is MTSRPEIVKEEEPVASKTHDRQLESDPNPVEVCNKSSASLKMTERVSKERIHLGRSPPKGESGDLSHQEGLESRSLHLSPEQSACHQARRQSWRRASMKETNRRKSLPPFHQGITELCRSISVDLTESKRLSSLLLSSFQFSVQKLEPFLRGTEGFSLESFRAKASSLSEELKHFADKLESNGTLQKCFEDSEGRVSDLALETSVAEMKEYITKFSLERQSWDQLLLRYQEEAEKILSRGSAETKNTEVEVEPRMYVGSSQSEVLNTKPDYQKILQNQTKLFDCMELVMDELQGSVKQLHAFMDESTQCLQEVSVQLGKRSTQQLDPSPARKLLKLQLQKQPSTYCSKSCQ, encoded by the exons GAATCAGATCCCAACCCTGTGGAAGTGTGTAATAAATCGTCTGCCTCCCTGAAGATGACTGAACGTGTTTCAAAGGAACGAATTCACCTTGGCCGTAGCCCCCCAAAAGGGGAAAGTGGTGatctcagccaccaggaaggacttgAATCCAGGTCCCTTCATTTGTCTCCAGAGCAGTCTGCTTGTCATCAAGCCAGGAGGCAGTCCTGGCGGCGAGCAAGTATGAAGGAAACGAACCGGCGGAAGTCACTGCCTCCCTTTCATCAGGGCATCACAG AGCTCTGCAGATCCATCAGTGTCGACCTAACAGAAAGCAAACGGCTGAgctctctcctcctttccagTTTCCAG ttCTCTGTTCAGAAACTTGAACCTTTCCTAAGGGGAACTGAGGGCTTCAGTCTTGAAAGTTTCAGAGCCAAAG caTCTTCCCTTTCTGAAGAGTTGAAACATTTTGCAGACAAATTGGAAAGTAATGGAACACTACAAAAATGTTTTGAAGATTCAGAAGG AAGAGTGTCAGATTTGGCTCTGGAAACTTCAGTGGCTGAGATGAAGGAATATATAACAAA GTTTTCTTTAGAACGTCAAAGTTGGGATCAGCTCTTGCTGCGCTACCAGGAAGAGGCTGAAAAGATCCTATCAAG agGATCAGCTGAAACCAAAAATACTGAAGTTGAAGTGGAACCTAGAATGTATGTTGGGTCTTCCCAGAGTGAAGTCCTTAATACAAAACCTGACTACCAGAAGATACTGCAGAACCAGACTAAACTCTTTGATTGTATGGAGTTGGTG ATGGACGAACTGCAAGGATCCGTGAAGCAGCTGCACGCCTTTATGGACGAAAGTACCCAGTGCCTCCAGGAGGTGTCAGTACAGCTCG GGAAGAGAAGCACTCAACAGTTAGATCCTTCACCAGCTCGAAAACTGCTCAAGCTTCAGTTACAGAAACAACCTAGCACTTATTGCTCTAAATCTTGTCAGTGA
- the DSN1 gene encoding kinetochore-associated protein DSN1 homolog isoform X1 — MTSRPEIVKVLEEEPVASKTHDRQLESDPNPVEVCNKSSASLKMTERVSKERIHLGRSPPKGESGDLSHQEGLESRSLHLSPEQSACHQARRQSWRRASMKETNRRKSLPPFHQGITELCRSISVDLTESKRLSSLLLSSFQFSVQKLEPFLRGTEGFSLESFRAKASSLSEELKHFADKLESNGTLQKCFEDSEGRVSDLALETSVAEMKEYITKFSLERQSWDQLLLRYQEEAEKILSRGSAETKNTEVEVEPRMYVGSSQSEVLNTKPDYQKILQNQTKLFDCMELVMDELQGSVKQLHAFMDESTQCLQEVSVQLGKRSTQQLDPSPARKLLKLQLQKQPSTYCSKSCQ, encoded by the exons GAATCAGATCCCAACCCTGTGGAAGTGTGTAATAAATCGTCTGCCTCCCTGAAGATGACTGAACGTGTTTCAAAGGAACGAATTCACCTTGGCCGTAGCCCCCCAAAAGGGGAAAGTGGTGatctcagccaccaggaaggacttgAATCCAGGTCCCTTCATTTGTCTCCAGAGCAGTCTGCTTGTCATCAAGCCAGGAGGCAGTCCTGGCGGCGAGCAAGTATGAAGGAAACGAACCGGCGGAAGTCACTGCCTCCCTTTCATCAGGGCATCACAG AGCTCTGCAGATCCATCAGTGTCGACCTAACAGAAAGCAAACGGCTGAgctctctcctcctttccagTTTCCAG ttCTCTGTTCAGAAACTTGAACCTTTCCTAAGGGGAACTGAGGGCTTCAGTCTTGAAAGTTTCAGAGCCAAAG caTCTTCCCTTTCTGAAGAGTTGAAACATTTTGCAGACAAATTGGAAAGTAATGGAACACTACAAAAATGTTTTGAAGATTCAGAAGG AAGAGTGTCAGATTTGGCTCTGGAAACTTCAGTGGCTGAGATGAAGGAATATATAACAAA GTTTTCTTTAGAACGTCAAAGTTGGGATCAGCTCTTGCTGCGCTACCAGGAAGAGGCTGAAAAGATCCTATCAAG agGATCAGCTGAAACCAAAAATACTGAAGTTGAAGTGGAACCTAGAATGTATGTTGGGTCTTCCCAGAGTGAAGTCCTTAATACAAAACCTGACTACCAGAAGATACTGCAGAACCAGACTAAACTCTTTGATTGTATGGAGTTGGTG ATGGACGAACTGCAAGGATCCGTGAAGCAGCTGCACGCCTTTATGGACGAAAGTACCCAGTGCCTCCAGGAGGTGTCAGTACAGCTCG GGAAGAGAAGCACTCAACAGTTAGATCCTTCACCAGCTCGAAAACTGCTCAAGCTTCAGTTACAGAAACAACCTAGCACTTATTGCTCTAAATCTTGTCAGTGA